In a genomic window of Schistocerca gregaria isolate iqSchGreg1 chromosome 5, iqSchGreg1.2, whole genome shotgun sequence:
- the LOC126273052 gene encoding CARD- and ANK-domain containing inflammasome adapter protein-like: MSAEKRVRLLEAAYNGAVEELKELLCVRTDVGLRDDYEMTALHCAVEGGSVEAVRILLDSGADVNARNQEWDTPLHIAAFFGYVAVVRLLLSESADPSPSCQKGWTPLHWAAQEGHAEVVAALLGAGADTGIRDVEGRTPLDLARQYGRWELVTILT, encoded by the coding sequence ATGTCTGCCGAAAAAAGAGTGAGGCTTCTGGAGGCAGCTTACAATGGAGCTGTCGAAGAGCTGAAAGAACTGCTGTGTGTGAGGACGGACGTAGGGCTGAGGGACGACTACGAAATGACCGCCCTGCACTGTGCAGtggaaggcggaagtgtggaggcggTCAGAATTCTCCTAGACAGTGGAGCAGACGTGAATGCCAGGAACCAGGAGTGGGACACGCCCCTGCACATCGCTGCGTTCTTCGGTTACGTGGCCGTCGTGCGGCTGCTGCTGTCAGAGTCGGCGGACCCGAGTCCCAGCTGCCAGAAAGGGTGGACGCCACTGCACTGGGCAGCGCAGGAGGGACACGCCGAGGTGGTGGCTGCACTTTTAGGTGCGGGAGCAGACACGGGCATCAGGGACGTAGAGGGGAGGACGCCGCTGGACCTTGCCAGGCAGTACGGCAGATGGGAGCTGGTCACTATTCTCACATAA